From the genome of Spirochaetae bacterium HGW-Spirochaetae-1, one region includes:
- a CDS encoding multidrug ABC transporter ATP-binding protein: MIAVRSLTKSFGDLRAVSSLDFDVRRGEIFGIVGPDGAGKSTILRMLSTILVPEEGNISIDGMDIFRNQNTVKEMIAYMPQRFGLYEDLTVEENIFFFGRLFGLKKKQIRERLPVLYGFSSLGPFSDRLAGKLSGGMKQKLGLACCLVHRPRLILLDEPTNGVDPVSRREFWKILYELLSDGVTIVVSTAYLDEAERCSRVALMYQGKFIRIGEPREVRMMIGEYLLEILCDRPREAEEVLRTVKEYRKIIRSGESLRIFVGNAQRYKKAIESLLKAKGITVREIRTIAPSLEDTFVEVIVREESLS, encoded by the coding sequence GTGATCGCCGTTCGATCATTAACAAAATCATTCGGGGACCTGCGAGCCGTTTCCTCCCTGGATTTTGACGTGCGCAGAGGGGAAATTTTTGGCATAGTGGGTCCCGATGGCGCCGGCAAGAGTACGATTCTTCGCATGTTGTCAACAATACTGGTTCCCGAAGAGGGGAATATTAGTATTGATGGTATGGATATTTTCCGGAACCAGAATACCGTCAAGGAGATGATTGCCTACATGCCGCAGCGTTTCGGTCTTTACGAAGACCTCACTGTTGAGGAAAATATCTTTTTTTTCGGCAGGCTCTTCGGGCTGAAGAAAAAGCAGATCAGGGAACGCCTTCCCGTGCTCTATGGTTTCAGCAGCCTGGGGCCCTTCAGCGACAGACTGGCGGGAAAACTTTCAGGCGGGATGAAACAGAAGCTGGGCCTGGCCTGCTGCCTGGTCCACAGGCCCCGTCTTATTCTCCTGGATGAACCTACCAACGGAGTCGATCCCGTGTCCCGGAGAGAATTCTGGAAGATACTCTATGAGCTGCTCAGCGACGGCGTGACCATCGTGGTGAGCACGGCCTATCTCGACGAGGCGGAACGCTGCAGTCGTGTGGCCCTCATGTACCAGGGTAAATTCATTCGCATCGGTGAGCCCCGTGAGGTAAGGATGATGATCGGCGAGTACCTCCTGGAGATACTCTGCGACAGGCCCCGGGAGGCCGAGGAGGTTCTCAGGACAGTGAAGGAATACAGGAAGATCATCAGGAGCGGGGAGTCGCTGCGTATTTTTGTCGGCAATGCACAGCGCTATAAAAAGGCAATAGAGTCCCTGCTTAAAGCAAAGGGAATTACCGTCAGGGAAATACGGACCATTGCTCCTTCCCTGGAGGACACCTTTGTGGAAGTCATCGTGAGGGAGGAATCACTGTCATGA
- a CDS encoding ABC transporter permease has product MNFINPMNVRSMLKKEFKQLFRDPRMRAMIVGPPIIMLMLFGYAVNTDVNEVRMAVIDGDRTAMSRDFISAFTSSPTFEFYAYVDSPAKAVEMLDRGDIDFFMQIERGFSRNIRKGLTAGAQVIIDGSDSSRASVIISYINAVILARTQDFMKDRIRLAVLQQGAAGRKMPGSINLEQRIFFNQDLTSRNFFLPGVIGLLIALLTIMVTSMSIVKERESGTIEQINVSPLRPLEYILGKMIPFALVAFVDICIIVFLAITWFNVPFQGSFIFLLFSGVVFILSTLAVGLYISTISTTQQQAMLSSFLFFLPAMLLSGFVFPIYSMPESIQLVTYLNPLRYFMTIIRSVFLKGGNIMILWKDLFLLLLLGATLLFMSVKRYSKRMA; this is encoded by the coding sequence ATGAACTTTATAAATCCCATGAATGTCCGGAGCATGCTGAAAAAGGAATTCAAGCAGCTTTTCCGGGATCCGCGTATGCGGGCCATGATTGTCGGGCCCCCCATTATCATGCTCATGCTCTTCGGATACGCCGTTAATACCGATGTAAACGAGGTAAGGATGGCCGTAATAGACGGGGACAGGACCGCCATGAGCAGGGATTTCATAAGCGCCTTCACATCATCGCCTACTTTTGAGTTCTACGCCTATGTTGATTCCCCGGCAAAGGCCGTAGAGATGCTGGACCGGGGAGATATTGATTTTTTCATGCAGATCGAGAGGGGCTTTTCACGTAATATAAGAAAGGGCCTTACTGCCGGTGCGCAGGTGATCATTGACGGTTCAGACTCAAGCCGGGCTTCGGTGATTATTTCATATATCAATGCCGTGATTCTGGCCCGCACCCAGGATTTCATGAAGGACAGGATCAGGCTGGCCGTTCTGCAGCAAGGGGCTGCGGGCCGGAAAATGCCCGGTAGTATCAATCTGGAGCAGAGAATATTTTTCAATCAGGATCTTACCAGCAGAAATTTCTTTCTTCCCGGCGTTATCGGGCTGCTCATCGCGCTGTTAACCATTATGGTAACATCCATGTCCATTGTCAAAGAAAGGGAATCAGGGACCATTGAGCAGATTAACGTGTCTCCCCTGCGCCCCCTTGAGTATATCCTGGGGAAGATGATCCCCTTTGCACTGGTGGCTTTTGTCGACATCTGCATTATAGTATTCCTGGCAATTACATGGTTCAATGTCCCCTTTCAGGGCAGTTTTATTTTTCTGCTCTTCAGCGGCGTTGTATTCATTCTTTCAACGCTGGCCGTAGGGCTTTATATTTCCACTATCTCGACGACACAGCAGCAGGCCATGCTCTCTTCATTTTTGTTTTTTTTACCCGCCATGCTGCTCTCAGGATTCGTTTTCCCCATATATTCCATGCCGGAAAGCATCCAGCTCGTAACCTATTTAAATCCACTGCGGTATTTTATGACGATAATACGTTCTGTTTTTCTGAAGGGAGGCAACATCATGATATTATGGAAGGATCTTTTTCTTTTACTTCTCCTTGGAGCAACGCTCCTGTTCATGAGCGTTAAACGATACAGCAAGAGGATGGCCTGA
- a CDS encoding multidrug ABC transporter ATP-binding protein: MEYSVDVRNLTRTFGDFTAVNNVSFSVKKGEIFGFLGPNGAGKSTTIKMLCGLLMPSSGEGHVAGMDIMDQQEEIKKIIGYMSQRFSLYDDLSVKENLEFFGSIYGLQGARLRERMEFVIDMVGLEERRDSLVKNLPGGIKQRLSLGTAIIHDPPVLFLDEPTSGVDPLMRRTFWEQIYAFSAQGKTIFVTTHYMDEAEHCDRIALIIAGTIIALDTPDSLKNTIPSDVFLIRSDSFLDTFEILSRQDFVQEAALFGTDIHIIVKDGRGITQRIRSLLEEKDGKRIMIRKIRPSLEDVFVVHSRNYGL; the protein is encoded by the coding sequence ATGGAATATTCCGTTGATGTACGAAACCTGACACGGACCTTTGGCGATTTCACCGCCGTGAACAATGTGAGTTTTTCGGTCAAAAAAGGCGAGATATTCGGTTTTCTGGGTCCCAACGGCGCCGGGAAAAGCACCACAATTAAAATGCTCTGCGGCCTCCTCATGCCCTCTTCCGGCGAGGGGCATGTTGCCGGCATGGACATCATGGACCAGCAGGAGGAGATCAAAAAAATAATCGGGTACATGTCCCAGCGTTTTTCACTGTATGACGATCTATCGGTAAAGGAGAACCTCGAGTTTTTCGGCAGCATCTATGGGCTGCAGGGAGCGAGGCTCAGGGAGAGGATGGAATTCGTTATTGATATGGTGGGTCTGGAAGAACGACGTGACTCATTGGTTAAAAATCTTCCCGGCGGTATAAAACAGCGGCTGTCACTGGGAACGGCCATAATCCATGATCCGCCGGTTCTATTCCTCGATGAACCGACATCGGGAGTTGACCCCCTCATGCGCCGGACATTCTGGGAACAGATATACGCCTTTTCAGCCCAGGGCAAGACCATTTTCGTGACAACGCATTATATGGATGAGGCGGAGCATTGTGACCGGATAGCCCTCATTATAGCCGGAACCATCATTGCCCTGGATACGCCCGACAGCCTGAAAAATACAATTCCCAGTGATGTTTTTCTCATCCGGAGCGATTCATTTCTTGATACCTTTGAGATTCTTTCCCGGCAGGATTTTGTCCAGGAGGCTGCACTTTTCGGAACAGATATACACATTATAGTAAAGGACGGTCGGGGAATAACGCAGCGCATTCGTTCCCTCTTAGAGGAAAAGGATGGCAAGCGTATCATGATACGGAAAATCAGGCCCTCCCTGGAGGATGTTTTCGTTGTCCATTCAAGGAATTATGGTCTGTGA
- a CDS encoding DUF898 domain-containing protein — MEDNKKLSLQFTGNGGDLFIIYLINALLIPFTLGIYFFWGSVKIKKYFHENLEFLGGRFGYHATGKERFFGFLKAVAMVIVLGAAMFVLMKLLSFIVGEKAAAIIIMIFLYGGIIILIPVIQVGTLRYNLSRTSWKEYRFRFTGRPSDMLVIYIKGLVLTAITLGIYAPWFICSLSAFIMGNTKIGNESFEYTGNGKDLLFKVVKGILLSIITLGIYVPWYIADIERYNWEHTLFQGKPFKSDMTGGQLFGAMLISTILVMFTFGIGFAWAVVRIRKVYLDSLSITAEPDIIGLVNIDDKDASATTSGVEDLGSLLDTLADFIG; from the coding sequence ATGGAAGATAACAAAAAATTATCCCTGCAGTTTACCGGTAATGGCGGCGATCTGTTTATCATTTATCTGATCAACGCACTACTGATACCTTTCACTCTGGGAATTTATTTTTTCTGGGGAAGCGTGAAGATTAAAAAATATTTTCATGAAAACCTGGAATTTTTAGGCGGCCGGTTCGGCTATCATGCCACGGGGAAGGAGCGATTTTTCGGTTTTCTCAAGGCAGTAGCAATGGTCATTGTTCTGGGTGCTGCTATGTTTGTCTTGATGAAACTGCTGTCATTCATCGTTGGAGAGAAGGCAGCAGCCATTATAATAATGATTTTTTTATACGGCGGAATTATAATACTTATTCCCGTCATACAGGTGGGAACACTGCGGTATAATCTGAGCAGGACCTCGTGGAAGGAATACCGTTTCCGCTTTACCGGAAGGCCCTCAGATATGTTGGTTATCTATATCAAGGGTCTTGTTCTTACAGCAATAACACTGGGAATATATGCTCCATGGTTCATCTGCAGTCTTTCGGCCTTTATCATGGGCAATACAAAAATAGGGAATGAAAGTTTTGAGTATACGGGGAACGGGAAGGATCTTCTTTTCAAGGTTGTAAAAGGGATTCTTCTTTCAATTATAACCCTGGGCATATATGTGCCGTGGTACATCGCGGACATTGAAAGGTACAACTGGGAACATACGCTGTTTCAGGGCAAGCCTTTCAAATCCGACATGACGGGAGGACAGCTTTTTGGAGCCATGCTGATATCAACCATACTGGTTATGTTCACGTTTGGAATCGGCTTCGCCTGGGCCGTTGTGCGGATCCGGAAGGTTTATCTCGATTCCCTGTCCATAACGGCTGAACCCGATATTATCGGTCTTGTTAATATCGATGATAAGGATGCCTCGGCGACTACATCGGGGGTAGAGGATCTGGGATCTCTTCTTGATACGCTGGCTGATTTTATCGGCTAA
- a CDS encoding cation-efflux pump, producing the protein MNTGIKQIPDPARETRRITWIGLGVNLFLTAVKFITGIAGSSQAVIADAFHSFSDIITDVAVLFGVRYWSAPADEDHPYGHSRIETIITAFIALALFTAGIGIGWNAISTIRNPDVVRPRLIAVIGAAFSIILKEYLYHWTVRVGKRIKSQALIANAWHHRSDAFSSIPALIAVLLASLLPGLAFIDHLGAFIVSLFIAKVSWDLIKPTLSELTDRGADQRDIERIKTIALEVEGVKEVHAIRSRRHGRGFFLDLHVLVDDDKTVRDGHEITRTVKHRLLESGPGIIDVIIHLEPFIACTRTLKR; encoded by the coding sequence ATGAATACCGGTATTAAGCAGATACCTGATCCGGCACGTGAAACGAGGCGTATAACATGGATCGGTCTTGGCGTTAATCTTTTTCTTACTGCCGTTAAGTTTATTACCGGTATTGCCGGGTCAAGTCAGGCTGTAATTGCCGACGCCTTCCACAGTTTTTCCGACATAATAACCGATGTTGCCGTACTCTTCGGAGTCCGGTACTGGTCAGCCCCGGCCGACGAGGATCATCCCTACGGGCATTCGCGTATTGAAACGATCATTACGGCTTTTATCGCCCTTGCTCTTTTTACTGCAGGCATTGGTATCGGGTGGAATGCCATTTCCACCATACGGAATCCCGATGTGGTGCGGCCCAGACTCATCGCCGTTATTGGCGCCGCATTCTCCATAATACTGAAAGAATATCTCTACCACTGGACGGTTCGTGTCGGAAAAAGAATAAAATCCCAGGCACTCATCGCCAACGCCTGGCATCACCGGTCCGATGCATTCAGTTCAATCCCGGCTCTTATAGCCGTATTGCTGGCATCACTTTTACCCGGCCTGGCATTCATTGACCACCTGGGCGCCTTCATTGTATCTCTTTTTATAGCTAAAGTTTCGTGGGATCTTATTAAACCGACTCTATCGGAGCTCACTGACCGCGGCGCTGATCAGCGGGATATTGAGAGGATAAAAACAATAGCCCTGGAGGTGGAGGGAGTAAAAGAGGTTCACGCCATTCGTTCACGGCGCCACGGCAGGGGGTTTTTTCTTGACCTGCATGTGCTGGTGGACGATGATAAGACGGTCCGTGACGGACATGAGATCACCCGCACTGTTAAACACCGGCTTCTTGAAAGCGGGCCGGGAATTATTGATGTAATAATACATCTGGAACCCTTCATTGCATGCACGCGGACACTAAAGCGGTGA
- a CDS encoding radical SAM protein yields MHYTFELGPIRPPSEASSILLRLTRNCPWNRCAFCPVYKGQKFSLRTPEEIRHDIDSMYFIAAEILKCTSESGIINGSLMQDIASTHGIGTEYIQQVAFWLHHGMESLFLQDADSLIMKTTELADILKYIREKFPTIKRITSYARAHTVSRKSPEELRQLREAGLNRIHIGMESGSDSVLEMIQKGVTAERQIDAGKKAMDAGFELSQYFMPGSGGTEFSGENARESARVLSAINPTFIRLRSTIPVPGTPLHDLMLAGKWTPVPEEDKVREIRLFIENLDNITSVLKSDHIMNLIEDIEGSLPGDRSIMTGVIDSFFNMDPDDRETYIVGRRTGRYRYLRDFRPDRETEILKQDLKNRYGSLDAAMLEILTNYI; encoded by the coding sequence ATGCATTACACTTTTGAACTTGGTCCCATCAGGCCTCCCAGCGAAGCCTCGAGCATTCTGCTGAGACTTACAAGAAACTGCCCCTGGAACCGCTGCGCTTTCTGCCCGGTATACAAGGGACAAAAATTTTCCCTGCGTACCCCCGAAGAGATCAGGCATGATATTGACAGTATGTATTTTATTGCCGCTGAAATACTGAAATGCACGAGTGAATCGGGGATCATCAACGGATCACTGATGCAGGACATTGCTTCAACCCATGGCATCGGGACTGAATATATTCAGCAGGTTGCCTTCTGGCTTCATCACGGCATGGAGAGCCTGTTCCTGCAGGATGCCGATTCACTTATAATGAAAACTACGGAGCTCGCGGATATTCTCAAATATATACGTGAAAAGTTTCCTACCATAAAACGCATAACATCTTATGCAAGGGCGCACACTGTAAGCCGTAAAAGCCCCGAGGAACTCCGCCAACTCAGGGAAGCGGGTCTTAACCGCATACACATCGGTATGGAATCCGGATCGGACAGCGTACTGGAAATGATACAGAAAGGAGTAACTGCCGAAAGGCAGATCGACGCCGGTAAAAAAGCCATGGACGCCGGATTTGAACTTTCCCAGTATTTTATGCCGGGATCAGGCGGCACTGAATTCTCCGGGGAAAACGCCCGGGAATCGGCCCGTGTTCTGAGCGCCATCAATCCCACTTTCATCCGCCTGCGCAGCACGATTCCCGTTCCCGGGACACCGCTTCACGATCTCATGCTTGCAGGAAAATGGACCCCGGTACCCGAGGAGGATAAAGTCAGGGAAATACGCCTCTTCATTGAAAATCTCGACAACATAACAAGCGTTTTGAAAAGTGACCACATCATGAATCTCATCGAGGACATCGAAGGCTCTCTTCCCGGAGACCGATCTATCATGACTGGAGTTATTGATTCATTTTTTAATATGGATCCCGATGACAGGGAAACCTACATCGTTGGCAGACGGACAGGACGGTACCGGTATCTCCGGGACTTCAGACCCGACCGGGAAACGGAAATCCTGAAACAGGACCTTAAAAACAGGTATGGCTCCCTTGACGCCGCCATGCTGGAAATACTCACCAACTATATTTAA